Proteins found in one Pectobacterium atrosepticum genomic segment:
- the tatA gene encoding Sec-independent protein translocase subunit TatA — MGGISLWNLLIIAVIVILLFGTNKLRTLGSDLGASIKGFKKAMGDDQPSTNADKAQPDADFSTKSIADNQSDAKQGDTKSQHKEQV, encoded by the coding sequence ATGGGTGGTATTAGTCTTTGGAACCTGTTGATTATCGCAGTTATCGTCATCTTGCTGTTCGGAACCAACAAGCTGAGAACGCTGGGTTCTGATCTGGGTGCATCCATCAAGGGCTTTAAAAAAGCGATGGGTGACGATCAGCCGTCCACGAATGCAGACAAAGCGCAGCCAGATGCTGATTTCTCTACTAAATCTATCGCTGACAACCAATCAGACGCCAAGCAGGGCGACACGAAGAGCCAGCATAAAGAGCAGGTGTAA
- the ubiB gene encoding ubiquinone biosynthesis regulatory protein kinase UbiB, producing MTPSELRRLYSIVRVLLSYGLDELIPKMRLTFPLRVGRRLLFWLPNRHRNMPLGERLRLALQELGPVWIKFGQMMSTRRDLFPPAIADQLAMLQDKVEPFDGKLAREQIELAMEGIPLEEWFDDFDIKPLASASIAQVHTARLKSTGKEIVIKVIRPDILPVIKADMRLMKRLAGWLPRLLPDGRRLRPREVVMEYEKTLLDELNLLREAANAIQLRRNFENSPMLYVPEIYSDYCRESMLVMERIYGIPVSDVDALKANGTDMKLLAERGVQVFFTQVFRDSFFHADMHPGNIFISYDHPEDPQYIGIDCGIVGSLNKEDKRYLAENFIAFFNRDYRKVAELHVDSGWVPPDTNVADFEFAIRTVCEPIFEKPLAEISFGHVLLNLFNTARRFNMEVQPQLVLLQKTLLYIEGVGRQLYPQLDLWKTAKPFLESWLKQQVGLPAVFRALKEKAPFWAEKLPEIPELFYDGLRQHKMLKQSVDKLAYELRTQQARQGQSRYLLGIGATLLIGGTLLLISRVEADMVPTGLIAAGIVAWIIGWRRTR from the coding sequence ATGACGCCCAGCGAATTACGCCGCCTCTACAGCATTGTGCGTGTACTGTTGAGCTACGGTCTGGACGAACTCATTCCTAAGATGCGTCTGACGTTTCCGCTGCGTGTGGGGCGTCGCCTGCTATTTTGGTTACCTAATCGCCACCGCAACATGCCTTTAGGGGAACGTCTGCGTTTAGCGCTTCAGGAATTGGGGCCAGTGTGGATTAAGTTTGGGCAAATGATGTCGACGCGCCGCGATCTGTTCCCGCCCGCTATCGCCGATCAACTGGCGATGTTGCAGGATAAGGTTGAGCCATTTGATGGCAAACTGGCGCGTGAGCAGATTGAGTTGGCGATGGAGGGTATCCCTCTTGAAGAGTGGTTTGATGATTTTGACATCAAACCGTTGGCCTCGGCCTCGATTGCACAGGTTCATACCGCCCGTCTGAAAAGTACGGGAAAAGAAATCGTTATCAAGGTGATCCGCCCGGATATTCTGCCAGTCATCAAGGCAGATATGCGCTTGATGAAACGTCTGGCTGGCTGGTTGCCCCGCCTGTTGCCGGATGGTCGCCGCTTGCGTCCGCGCGAAGTGGTGATGGAATACGAAAAAACGTTACTTGATGAGCTGAACTTGCTGCGAGAAGCGGCAAATGCCATCCAACTACGGCGTAATTTTGAGAATAGCCCGATGCTGTATGTGCCGGAAATTTATTCTGATTATTGCAGAGAAAGTATGTTGGTAATGGAACGTATCTACGGTATTCCTGTTTCTGATGTCGACGCGCTGAAAGCCAATGGCACGGATATGAAGTTACTGGCAGAACGCGGCGTTCAGGTTTTCTTCACGCAGGTATTTCGCGACAGTTTCTTCCACGCGGATATGCATCCCGGCAATATCTTTATTAGTTACGATCACCCGGAAGACCCGCAATACATCGGGATTGATTGTGGTATCGTCGGTTCGTTGAATAAAGAAGATAAGCGCTATCTGGCCGAGAATTTTATCGCCTTCTTCAACCGTGATTATCGCAAAGTCGCCGAACTGCATGTGGATTCGGGCTGGGTGCCTCCAGACACCAATGTTGCAGATTTTGAGTTTGCTATTCGTACGGTCTGTGAGCCGATTTTTGAGAAGCCGTTAGCGGAAATTTCGTTCGGCCATGTATTATTGAATTTGTTTAATACGGCGCGTCGCTTCAATATGGAAGTACAGCCTCAACTGGTGTTGCTGCAAAAAACGTTGCTGTATATTGAAGGTGTTGGTCGGCAGCTTTATCCGCAGCTCGACCTGTGGAAAACGGCTAAGCCGTTTCTGGAGAGCTGGCTGAAGCAACAGGTCGGTTTACCTGCGGTTTTTCGTGCGCTCAAAGAAAAGGCACCGTTCTGGGCTGAGAAATTACCGGAAATCCCTGAACTTTTTTATGACGGACTTCGTCAGCATAAGATGTTAAAACAAAGCGTCGATAAGCTGGCATATGAGCTGAGAACGCAGCAGGCACGTCAAGGACAGTCACGATATCTTTTGGGTATTGGCGCAACGCTGCTAATCGGTGGTACGTTGTTACTGATCAGTCGTGTTGAAGCCGATATGGTTCCCACAGGGTTGATCGCGGCAGGAATTGTCGCTTGGATTATCGGTTGGCGTCGAACTCGTTGA